A part of Dehalogenimonas sp. W genomic DNA contains:
- a CDS encoding PadR family transcriptional regulator: MGENLTEMLKGVLEGCVLEIISRKETYGYEITRRLNALGFTDVVDGTVYTILIRLENSNLVEVTKKPSIMGPPRKFFVLNDAGRKELRKFWGKWEFVSSKINELKEKK; this comes from the coding sequence ATGGGGGAGAACCTAACGGAAATGCTCAAAGGCGTGCTTGAGGGCTGCGTCCTTGAAATTATAAGTCGCAAGGAAACCTATGGCTACGAAATCACACGACGGTTGAATGCCCTTGGCTTCACAGATGTTGTGGATGGAACGGTGTACACCATCCTGATCCGGCTTGAAAACAGCAATCTGGTAGAGGTCACCAAAAAGCCTTCCATCATGGGGCCGCCGCGCAAGTTTTTCGTGCTCAACGACGCAGGGCGCAAGGAGCTACGGAAGTTTTGGGGAAAATGGGAGTTCGTATCATCAAAAATTAACGAGTTAAAGGAGAAAAAATAG
- a CDS encoding MerR family transcriptional regulator, which translates to MAIVQLQIGDLAKQVGVSVRTIGFYEEKGLLTPSSHTASGMRLYTIQDANRLKFIKGLRHIGFPIKEIQTLMKYGATAESRQGIVDHTMKLLNIQKVKTKAEIMKLNDIQKEIEASIKKVEMCSHCQIEPCQEDCPNFGQAL; encoded by the coding sequence TTGGCTATTGTACAGCTTCAAATAGGTGATCTTGCAAAACAGGTTGGAGTGAGCGTTCGGACTATTGGATTTTATGAGGAGAAGGGGCTGCTTACTCCTTCCTCGCATACTGCCAGTGGTATGCGGCTGTATACCATTCAAGATGCAAATCGCCTTAAATTCATTAAAGGACTTAGACACATCGGGTTTCCTATTAAAGAAATTCAGACACTGATGAAATATGGTGCGACTGCTGAATCCCGTCAGGGTATCGTGGACCATACAATGAAATTATTGAATATCCAAAAAGTAAAAACCAAGGCAGAGATAATGAAACTCAATGATATTCAGAAGGAGATTGAAGCATCGATTAAGAAGGTGGAAATGTGTTCCCATTGTCAAATTGAACCATGCCAAGAAGATTGTCCAAATTTTGGACAGGCTTTATGA
- a CDS encoding Rieske (2Fe-2S) protein: protein MGLIQAILGICETQPLNNEVWQVKEKKALIDLEKASALKGNSAVYLKGKGLAKPILVIHTGDEYRAYTNRCKHMGRKIDLVPGENKLRCCSLGHSEYDLDGKILKGPAKESINKYKVRTKDGLLIIDL, encoded by the coding sequence ATGGGTTTAATCCAGGCAATACTTGGTATCTGTGAAACACAGCCACTGAACAACGAGGTGTGGCAGGTTAAAGAAAAAAAAGCGTTAATCGACCTAGAAAAAGCAAGTGCTTTAAAGGGTAATAGTGCTGTCTATCTAAAAGGTAAAGGGTTAGCTAAGCCAATCCTTGTAATCCACACTGGTGATGAGTATCGTGCGTATACTAATCGGTGCAAACACATGGGCAGGAAAATAGACCTGGTACCCGGTGAGAACAAACTACGATGTTGTAGTTTAGGGCATAGTGAGTATGACCTTGATGGCAAAATACTAAAAGGACCCGCCAAAGAATCTATCAACAAGTATAAAGTGCGCACGAAAGATGGGTTATTGATTATAGACCTGTAA
- a CDS encoding DUF559 domain-containing protein: MNSLIQALRKDFVQIDALADNCGLPADFVLHTKSLTSWPCLPKISPEEGEYHAQLGAAIQSLSDNSALSRLYTVLAKCESPIERVFIVTFWLTTLAYVPDLGAPQPDLGAEYERISNTPDPTLLVAPQAQISDMRVDFALTHYGMWPNFDVREIFKGHEIPGSSFSRVRAVVECDGHEFHEKTKAQASRDKARDRALVSQGFRVFRLSGSEIWNHPGAMAYEVAKAMYDLAWDAATPSLG; this comes from the coding sequence TTGAATTCTCTTATTCAAGCTTTGAGAAAAGACTTTGTGCAAATTGACGCGCTTGCTGATAATTGCGGTCTACCAGCTGATTTTGTTTTGCACACTAAATCACTGACAAGTTGGCCATGTTTACCGAAAATATCCCCTGAAGAAGGGGAATATCACGCGCAATTAGGCGCTGCAATACAGAGTCTTTCTGATAATTCAGCACTTTCACGTTTATACACAGTCTTGGCGAAGTGCGAGTCACCAATCGAAAGGGTTTTTATAGTCACGTTTTGGCTAACTACACTTGCTTATGTCCCTGATTTAGGCGCCCCTCAGCCTGACCTAGGGGCGGAGTACGAACGAATCAGTAATACACCGGATCCAACTCTTTTAGTTGCCCCCCAAGCACAAATCTCAGATATGAGAGTAGACTTTGCTCTAACTCACTACGGGATGTGGCCAAATTTTGATGTTAGGGAAATCTTTAAGGGACATGAAATACCAGGTAGTAGTTTTTCAAGAGTCAGAGCTGTTGTAGAATGTGACGGTCATGAGTTTCATGAAAAGACGAAGGCTCAAGCCTCCCGTGACAAAGCCAGAGATAGAGCATTAGTCAGTCAGGGTTTTCGTGTATTCCGATTGAGTGGGAGCGAAATCTGGAATCACCCCGGAGCTATGGCCTATGAAGTTGCGAAGGCGATGTACGATTTGGCCTGGGACGCAGCAACGCCAAGCCTCGGGTAG
- a CDS encoding calcium/sodium antiporter — MIIPIIAVISGLILLIWSANRFIDGASATARHFGMAPLLIGMVVIGFGTSAPEMVVSAMSAAQGNPGIAVGNAYGSNIANIALILGLTALISPIPFNSGILRKELPVLTLVTALAAWQIWDDEVSRLNAIVLITVFGGLMFWSIREGRRAGSGDALTKDVSQELKTRQCTLRQALTRLVTGLVLLVVSSRLLVYGAVEIAQNFGVSDLVIGLTVVAVGTSLPELASSIIAVRKGQHDLALGNVIGSNLFNTLAVVGIAGLIQPIAVGPEVLSRDFLVMGLLTLSLFAIGYNCKRPGRVNRVEGALLVMVFTGYMAYLVNAAF, encoded by the coding sequence ATGATCATTCCGATAATCGCCGTAATATCCGGCCTGATACTGCTCATCTGGAGCGCCAACCGGTTTATTGACGGGGCGTCAGCCACCGCGCGTCATTTCGGCATGGCGCCTCTGCTTATCGGCATGGTGGTAATCGGCTTCGGCACCTCGGCACCCGAGATGGTGGTTTCGGCCATGTCGGCCGCACAGGGGAACCCGGGCATCGCCGTCGGCAACGCTTACGGTTCCAACATCGCCAACATCGCGTTAATTCTGGGACTGACCGCGCTGATCAGCCCAATCCCTTTCAATTCCGGAATACTGCGCAAAGAATTGCCCGTACTGACTCTGGTGACCGCGCTGGCAGCCTGGCAGATCTGGGACGACGAGGTATCCCGTCTTAACGCAATCGTACTTATTACTGTTTTCGGCGGTTTGATGTTCTGGTCCATCAGGGAAGGCCGGCGCGCCGGCTCCGGCGACGCCCTGACCAAGGATGTGTCTCAGGAACTGAAAACCCGCCAGTGCACCCTGCGTCAGGCGCTGACCCGCCTGGTGACCGGGCTGGTGCTGCTGGTGGTCAGTTCCCGTTTACTGGTCTATGGCGCGGTGGAGATTGCCCAGAATTTCGGCGTCAGCGACCTGGTCATCGGCCTGACGGTGGTGGCTGTCGGGACCTCACTGCCGGAGCTGGCTTCTTCAATAATCGCCGTCCGCAAGGGCCAGCACGACCTGGCTCTGGGCAATGTCATCGGCTCCAACCTCTTCAACACCCTGGCAGTAGTGGGTATCGCCGGATTGATTCAGCCGATTGCGGTAGGTCCTGAGGTACTTTCCCGGGATTTCCTGGTCATGGGATTACTGACACTGTCGTTATTCGCCATCGGCTACAACTGCAAGAGACCGGGACGGGTCAACCGAGTTGAAGGGGCGCTGTTAGTGATGGTTTTCACAGGCTATATGGCCTATCTGGTCAACGCCGCGTTTTAA
- a CDS encoding ABC transporter permease: MICQTRILFGRLVRHILRSPDTIITVALTPIATMLMFVYVFGGAVKTSLGENVNYVNYQLPGILLIAIASGIAYTAMRLFMDKEKGLFARFHSMPIKRSSVLWSHVLTSLVSNMLTVIIIILIGFIMGFRSGAGILEWLAVAGILMLFTLALTWAAVVPGITGKSMEGATGFAYPLIFLPFISSAFVPTETMPSAVRAFADNQPVTSIVESIRALLSGQPVGNDIWVALTWMVGILLVAYVFAMRAYNQQV; encoded by the coding sequence ATGATTTGTCAAACACGTATATTATTCGGACGCTTGGTGCGCCACATTCTGCGTAGCCCGGACACGATCATTACGGTTGCGCTCACTCCAATTGCTACGATGCTAATGTTTGTTTATGTGTTCGGCGGAGCGGTAAAAACGAGTTTGGGCGAAAATGTGAATTATGTGAATTACCAGTTGCCAGGCATACTACTGATCGCAATTGCCAGCGGCATAGCCTATACTGCCATGCGGCTTTTTATGGACAAGGAAAAAGGGCTTTTTGCGCGGTTTCATTCCATGCCCATCAAACGCTCGTCGGTGTTATGGAGCCATGTTCTGACCTCGCTTGTGTCCAACATGCTTACAGTCATAATAATTATACTTATCGGGTTCATTATGGGGTTCCGTTCAGGCGCAGGAATATTGGAGTGGCTCGCGGTGGCGGGGATTCTCATGCTGTTTACCCTGGCCTTAACATGGGCCGCGGTCGTTCCGGGGATTACGGGGAAATCAATGGAGGGCGCAACCGGATTTGCTTACCCGCTGATATTCCTGCCGTTTATAAGCTCGGCGTTTGTACCAACCGAGACGATGCCGTCGGCCGTTCGCGCTTTCGCCGATAATCAGCCGGTGACATCGATAGTGGAGTCTATCCGCGCTCTACTATCCGGTCAGCCGGTGGGCAACGATATTTGGGTTGCGCTTACATGGATGGTCGGGATTTTGCTCGTTGCTTATGTCTTTGCAATGAGGGCATACAACCAGCAGGTTTAA
- a CDS encoding MarR family transcriptional regulator yields MNTKNEEAFENALTNLQHVLIARRVLASDEQVRLNWNHFNIMALVKEHGSILPSQISDELRLSRPTTSKYLKYLKAHGLISTSTSKNDHRSYTIHLTSLSKQIIQNIFKGQHDNVKLALNVLTTNEAEQFARTAVKITAALDNESLKTI; encoded by the coding sequence ATGAATACAAAAAACGAAGAAGCCTTTGAAAACGCTCTAACCAATCTTCAGCACGTACTTATCGCACGACGTGTCTTAGCAAGTGATGAGCAGGTTCGTTTGAACTGGAACCACTTTAATATCATGGCCCTTGTCAAAGAACACGGTAGTATTTTACCTTCGCAAATAAGTGATGAATTGAGATTATCACGTCCGACAACCTCAAAATACCTCAAATATCTCAAAGCCCACGGACTGATTTCGACGAGCACATCGAAAAACGACCACCGTTCATATACAATCCATCTCACGAGTCTCTCGAAACAAATAATTCAAAACATCTTTAAAGGTCAGCACGATAATGTAAAACTCGCGTTGAATGTTTTAACCACCAACGAAGCAGAACAATTTGCCCGAACGGCTGTAAAGATTACCGCCGCACTTGACAATGAGTCGCTTAAAACCATATAG
- a CDS encoding ATP-binding cassette domain-containing protein — protein MEIAIQVKGLQKSYKELHVLKGVDFEVEKGSIFALLGPNGAGKTTLINILSTLLKPDNGMATVCGFDVLQQPDKVRQSISLTGQFAAVDGMLTGRENLILIAKLRDIKTPSQTAESLLERFGLSEAANKRVGNYSGGMVRRLDIAMSLVGTPSVIFLDEPTAGLDPEGRLEVWKTVKELAGGGVTILLTTQYLDEAEQLADRIAILHSGKIITAGTLEELKKQFPPARKEYIVKQPTLEEIFLAIVGKKEE, from the coding sequence ATGGAAATCGCAATCCAAGTAAAAGGGCTGCAAAAGTCATATAAGGAACTTCACGTACTAAAAGGGGTGGATTTTGAAGTGGAAAAGGGAAGTATTTTTGCCCTGCTCGGCCCCAATGGCGCAGGCAAAACAACCTTGATTAATATCCTTTCGACGCTTCTTAAGCCCGACAACGGTATGGCAACCGTCTGCGGTTTTGACGTTTTACAACAGCCGGATAAAGTGCGGCAATCAATCAGCCTGACGGGGCAGTTTGCTGCCGTGGATGGTATGCTCACTGGACGGGAAAACCTTATACTGATTGCCAAACTCCGCGATATTAAAACCCCCTCGCAGACGGCCGAAAGCTTGCTTGAGCGCTTTGGATTAAGCGAAGCGGCAAACAAGCGGGTAGGTAACTACTCCGGCGGCATGGTGCGCAGGCTCGACATCGCCATGAGTCTTGTCGGGACACCCTCTGTCATCTTTCTGGATGAGCCGACAGCGGGGCTTGACCCGGAAGGGCGGCTGGAAGTATGGAAAACCGTCAAGGAGCTTGCAGGAGGTGGAGTAACAATTCTGCTGACGACGCAGTATCTGGATGAAGCCGAACAGCTTGCCGACAGAATCGCCATCCTGCACAGTGGCAAAATCATCACCGCCGGGACCCTAGAAGAACTTAAAAAACAGTTCCCGCCCGCGAGGAAAGAATATATCGTAAAACAGCCTACTTTGGAGGAAATATTCCTCGCCATCGTCGGCAAAAAGGAGGAATAA
- a CDS encoding MarR family transcriptional regulator: MESQKTEIIKQLVDSHQHFFRTIRPIVPQEWLNLDLTMTQLKTAMYLATEGPSRVSTLAAFLGVSTATMTGITDRLVQHEFIVRYADPADRRAVICDLSAKGKKVIGQMWEIGSARMTQLLEKMNVGQLEHMQQGIADLLAAAAELNLEEGGNRPAATKRITETK; this comes from the coding sequence ATGGAGTCACAAAAGACTGAAATCATCAAGCAGTTGGTGGATTCCCACCAGCATTTTTTCCGTACCATTCGACCGATCGTGCCTCAGGAATGGCTTAACCTGGATCTGACGATGACCCAGCTCAAGACAGCCATGTATCTGGCTACTGAAGGACCTTCACGAGTCAGCACGCTGGCGGCCTTTCTGGGCGTCAGCACCGCCACTATGACCGGTATCACCGACCGACTTGTCCAGCACGAGTTTATCGTCCGATATGCCGACCCCGCCGACCGGCGGGCGGTTATCTGCGATCTGTCAGCTAAAGGAAAGAAAGTTATCGGCCAGATGTGGGAAATCGGTAGTGCCCGAATGACCCAACTCCTGGAAAAGATGAATGTCGGCCAGTTGGAACATATGCAACAGGGGATTGCCGACCTGCTGGCGGCGGCAGCAGAACTGAACCTTGAAGAGGGCGGGAACCGCCCAGCCGCAACAAAAAGAATCACGGAGACTAAATGA
- a CDS encoding DUF1048 domain-containing protein — protein MNFWEQVTGSDMTKGMKTFESRAKKLPVDYQAAWGKINAYLLTRSDFTGRNLMPIFDGVLGLLEETAAEGKNVHEALGDDIQGFCSALASEEGARSFRDKWRDQLNKNVAKKLNK, from the coding sequence GTGAATTTCTGGGAACAAGTTACAGGTAGCGACATGACTAAAGGAATGAAAACTTTTGAATCGCGAGCCAAAAAGCTACCGGTGGATTATCAAGCGGCATGGGGGAAAATAAATGCTTATCTATTGACGCGCTCAGACTTTACAGGTCGCAATCTCATGCCGATTTTTGACGGTGTACTTGGCCTGCTTGAAGAAACGGCGGCGGAAGGTAAGAATGTCCATGAGGCTTTGGGCGACGATATCCAAGGCTTTTGTTCAGCTCTGGCCAGCGAGGAAGGAGCCAGGTCTTTTAGGGACAAATGGCGTGATCAACTTAACAAAAATGTCGCTAAAAAATTAAACAAATAG
- a CDS encoding efflux RND transporter permease subunit, whose amino-acid sequence MSFLTRLSLKNRWATFFLAAVITVVSVLALVNLKVELMPAIEMPVTSVITVYPGATPEQVVEEVTKPVEQAVARAGDYKQINAVSSANLSMLIITYEYGVDMEAATEAISRELAGLNLPAGTQAPQLFPISLDAMPVVMLSLSGDLTGPELRNIAADNIIPRLSSIDGVFSASVTGGEEQAVLIPDIQAMIDAGVSAAQLAGILGSSQFNSLDELLSTPLGTDLLLRDLAFISLGAAPGSAVTTTNGSPSIGVMITKATEANTVEVANAVMAEIALISTNLPPGVTITPIFDQSEFIEQSIADLYREAIVGAILAVLAIFIFLRVLRASLITAISIPLSVLAGFLMMYAAGITINMLTLSAMALAVGRVVDDSIVVLEVIFRHLENGKDFKTAAIDGIKEVAAPIISATISTVVVFIPLMFVGGMVGELFTPFALTVTFALLASLIIAMTVIPAMSGFISRKEVQKEAEIESGGTWYQRAYRPSLDWALRHRAFTMITTAVLVVGSFGLVPIIGTTFLPSSSEKMLVVNLEMPLGTDLNTTAATARKVEQLIHTNLDWQTYQTTAGTAGMMGGMAAAGGDSNVAAITVVLHPDADLETQAEMLRTLTENISPDAEITVSSGIEGMAQGSGFGSGAFELTVRGSDPAEVDQAVITITDMLSGISGLINIQSAVTQVVPQPHIKLDVAAAAQYGIDPETLSGELFLLARGAVVGQVTVNDNNYDLFLSPLLAGVQSPQQMQQILVGGLHTAPLGEIATVSFVPQPVELLRVNQQPASTVSATISAKDVGAVNAKIISQLDGLNLPSGVEITIGGVYEQMTEGFSQMFLAIGAAIIIAYLVLVVTFRSFRNPFIIMLSLPVACIGALAGLLVTGNPLGISAMMGFLMLVGIVLTNAIVLITLIEHLRRSGMNPRNAILEGGHIRLRPILMTSLSTALAMLPLALGFGEGSIIAGELAIVVIGGLISSTALTLYVVPVVYSLLNRVPVKAE is encoded by the coding sequence ATGAGCTTTTTGACCAGATTATCACTAAAAAACCGCTGGGCCACCTTTTTCCTGGCGGCTGTAATCACCGTCGTTTCCGTCCTGGCGCTGGTAAACCTGAAAGTGGAGCTGATGCCGGCTATTGAGATGCCGGTAACCAGCGTTATCACTGTTTATCCCGGGGCGACTCCGGAGCAGGTAGTAGAGGAAGTCACTAAGCCGGTGGAACAGGCCGTAGCCCGCGCCGGTGACTATAAGCAGATAAACGCGGTGTCTTCCGCCAATCTTTCAATGCTGATCATCACCTACGAATACGGCGTTGACATGGAGGCAGCTACCGAAGCCATCTCCCGTGAGCTGGCCGGCCTGAACCTGCCGGCAGGAACCCAGGCGCCTCAGTTATTCCCGATCAGTTTGGATGCCATGCCGGTGGTAATGTTGAGCTTGTCAGGCGACCTGACCGGGCCGGAACTCAGAAATATCGCCGCAGATAATATCATCCCGCGACTGAGTTCTATTGATGGTGTCTTCTCCGCCAGTGTCACCGGGGGTGAAGAGCAGGCAGTGCTAATCCCGGACATTCAAGCCATGATAGACGCTGGAGTCTCCGCCGCACAACTTGCCGGCATACTGGGCTCTTCCCAGTTCAATTCACTAGATGAGTTACTGAGCACTCCTTTAGGGACAGATCTGCTGCTGAGAGACCTGGCTTTCATCTCCCTGGGCGCAGCCCCGGGTAGCGCGGTTACCACCACCAACGGCAGTCCCTCCATCGGTGTCATGATCACCAAGGCAACGGAGGCTAATACCGTTGAGGTGGCGAACGCTGTGATGGCAGAAATAGCCCTCATTTCCACAAACCTGCCGCCCGGCGTTACCATTACGCCTATCTTTGACCAATCTGAATTCATTGAACAATCAATCGCCGACCTTTACCGGGAAGCCATCGTTGGCGCCATCCTGGCGGTGTTAGCCATCTTTATCTTCCTGCGAGTCCTGCGCGCTTCGCTGATTACCGCCATCTCCATCCCATTGAGCGTCCTAGCGGGTTTCCTGATGATGTATGCCGCCGGTATTACCATCAACATGCTGACCCTTTCCGCCATGGCCCTAGCCGTCGGCCGGGTGGTGGATGACTCCATCGTGGTGCTGGAAGTCATCTTCCGGCATCTGGAAAACGGCAAAGACTTCAAAACCGCCGCTATTGACGGCATCAAAGAAGTGGCGGCACCCATCATCTCAGCCACAATCTCAACCGTGGTGGTATTCATCCCATTAATGTTTGTCGGTGGCATGGTGGGTGAGCTTTTCACGCCCTTCGCCCTGACCGTTACCTTCGCACTGCTGGCCTCACTGATTATTGCCATGACCGTAATCCCGGCCATGTCGGGCTTCATCAGCCGCAAGGAGGTTCAGAAGGAGGCGGAAATAGAGTCGGGCGGCACCTGGTACCAGCGGGCCTACCGGCCTTCTCTGGACTGGGCCCTACGGCATCGCGCTTTTACGATGATTACCACCGCCGTGCTGGTAGTAGGCAGCTTCGGCCTGGTACCGATTATCGGCACTACCTTTCTGCCGTCCAGTTCCGAGAAAATGCTGGTGGTGAATCTGGAGATGCCACTGGGTACGGACCTGAATACCACCGCAGCCACAGCCCGTAAAGTGGAACAACTAATCCACACCAATCTGGACTGGCAGACTTACCAAACCACCGCCGGTACCGCCGGCATGATGGGCGGTATGGCCGCCGCCGGCGGTGACTCCAATGTCGCCGCCATCACCGTGGTTCTGCACCCGGATGCCGATCTGGAAACTCAGGCCGAAATGCTGCGCACTCTAACCGAAAACATCTCCCCTGATGCCGAAATCACTGTATCCTCCGGAATTGAGGGTATGGCTCAGGGTTCCGGATTCGGCTCCGGCGCTTTTGAACTGACCGTCAGGGGCAGTGACCCGGCCGAGGTGGATCAGGCGGTGATCACGATCACTGACATGCTCTCCGGTATCTCGGGACTGATCAACATCCAGTCGGCCGTCACTCAGGTAGTGCCGCAGCCTCATATTAAACTGGATGTGGCCGCCGCGGCGCAGTACGGCATTGATCCGGAGACACTGAGCGGTGAGCTTTTCCTGCTGGCGCGCGGTGCCGTTGTCGGCCAGGTTACAGTAAATGATAATAACTATGACCTGTTCCTGTCACCTCTGCTGGCCGGGGTCCAAAGCCCTCAGCAGATGCAGCAAATATTGGTCGGCGGGCTGCATACCGCGCCGTTGGGTGAAATTGCCACGGTCTCTTTCGTCCCCCAGCCGGTTGAACTGCTCCGGGTCAATCAACAGCCGGCTTCCACCGTCTCTGCCACCATCAGCGCCAAGGACGTCGGCGCCGTTAATGCCAAAATCATCAGCCAGCTGGACGGCCTGAACTTGCCATCCGGGGTTGAAATCACCATCGGCGGCGTCTATGAGCAGATGACCGAAGGCTTTAGTCAGATGTTTCTAGCCATCGGAGCAGCTATCATTATCGCCTATCTGGTACTGGTCGTTACTTTCCGCTCCTTCCGCAATCCCTTCATCATCATGTTGTCCCTGCCGGTGGCCTGCATCGGTGCCCTGGCAGGGCTGCTTGTCACCGGCAATCCGCTGGGCATCTCAGCCATGATGGGCTTTTTAATGCTGGTAGGTATCGTATTGACCAACGCCATCGTTCTGATAACACTGATAGAACACCTCCGCCGCAGCGGTATGAACCCGCGCAATGCTATTCTGGAGGGCGGTCACATCCGGTTGCGGCCGATTCTGATGACCTCACTATCCACCGCACTGGCCATGCTGCCGCTGGCGCTGGGATTCGGTGAAGGCTCCATCATCGCCGGCGAACTGGCCATCGTGGTGATTGGAGGTCTGATAAGTTCCACTGCACTAACGCTCTATGTGGTACCGGTGGTCTACAGCCTGCTCAACCGGGTGCCGGTTAAAGCGGAATAG
- a CDS encoding SDR family oxidoreductase: MTKAIIITGAANGIGKVTAQKARDSGYEVYGLDKVKIDAGNPEFSGINWLHTDLSKKHEVEDAIKSLNNKPLFGIINNAAEILGSPWEEFNFDEWDKAIEANLTAPLRLCHGLRKNLVKGGSIVNISSHGGRHAAYASIPYTLTKAAQINLTQSLAANFGPYGVRVNAVVPGWVNTESAKPYIPEVTAEITPLGRNAEPEEIADAILFLLSDKARFINGTQLVVDGGYDAIDYSMYQLDKSFL, encoded by the coding sequence ATGACAAAGGCAATCATAATAACCGGAGCCGCAAATGGCATTGGTAAAGTTACCGCACAAAAAGCCCGTGACAGTGGCTATGAAGTATATGGGCTGGACAAAGTGAAGATAGATGCCGGCAATCCTGAATTCAGCGGCATTAATTGGCTACATACTGACCTATCAAAAAAACATGAAGTTGAAGATGCAATCAAGAGTTTAAACAATAAGCCATTGTTTGGCATCATCAACAACGCTGCCGAGATACTTGGTTCACCGTGGGAAGAATTCAATTTCGATGAGTGGGACAAGGCAATCGAAGCAAATCTGACCGCGCCATTACGCCTTTGCCACGGACTCAGAAAAAATCTGGTGAAGGGAGGCTCCATCGTTAATATATCCAGCCACGGCGGCCGCCACGCGGCCTACGCAAGCATCCCCTACACTCTCACGAAAGCGGCACAAATCAATCTTACACAATCCTTGGCGGCAAATTTTGGGCCATATGGCGTGCGGGTCAATGCGGTTGTGCCGGGTTGGGTGAATACGGAGAGCGCCAAACCGTACATACCAGAGGTGACGGCTGAAATTACACCACTAGGCAGAAACGCTGAGCCAGAGGAAATTGCTGACGCCATTCTATTCCTTCTGTCGGATAAAGCCAGGTTTATCAACGGCACACAACTGGTTGTTGACGGCGGCTATGACGCTATTGATTACTCGATGTATCAACTGGACAAGTCATTCCTATAG
- a CDS encoding DUF4145 domain-containing protein has protein sequence MAQLVCPECYGKKSSNQINIECKTNVELHGIIRCLECQHEIPITMHKGFIQSLDLALPGTQSKFLNSSVPADIKEDIEEAERANYSQCYKACVAMCRRALQLSLIDKGIEDKPLGKMLEEATSSGLLGAKIYALATSIKGYGDIGVHRREKIDPEEARLVIYTTVRMLNELFIS, from the coding sequence ATGGCCCAATTAGTCTGCCCAGAATGCTACGGCAAGAAGAGTTCCAACCAGATTAACATCGAGTGCAAAACAAATGTAGAATTGCACGGCATAATTCGTTGCCTCGAGTGCCAACATGAAATACCGATTACAATGCATAAGGGCTTTATTCAAAGTTTGGATTTAGCGCTACCGGGCACCCAATCTAAGTTTCTCAATTCTTCAGTCCCTGCCGATATTAAAGAGGACATAGAAGAAGCAGAAAGAGCGAATTATTCCCAATGCTATAAAGCTTGCGTTGCCATGTGTCGTAGGGCTTTACAGCTTTCGCTTATAGATAAAGGTATTGAGGACAAGCCTCTAGGAAAAATGCTGGAAGAAGCGACAAGTTCCGGCCTTCTTGGCGCGAAGATTTATGCCCTAGCCACGTCTATAAAAGGCTACGGTGACATTGGCGTTCATCGGCGAGAGAAAATAGACCCTGAGGAAGCTCGGCTGGTCATCTATACCACGGTTCGAATGCTAAATGAACTATTTATAAGCTGA
- a CDS encoding DUF1048 domain-containing protein, whose protein sequence is MSIQDIIEGKKEWRAHMARVKKLPQDYQIVYKEILKYLFKVGPVELTGATGLLSGIVDLFEEGAALGKGVLEVTGSDVAAFCDELINDSETNADILQETVEQEVIKAMKKSYG, encoded by the coding sequence ATGAGCATACAAGATATCATCGAAGGCAAAAAAGAGTGGCGAGCGCACATGGCGCGTGTCAAAAAGCTCCCTCAAGATTATCAGATTGTTTATAAAGAGATTCTAAAATATCTCTTTAAAGTCGGCCCTGTTGAGCTAACCGGCGCGACAGGGTTGCTCTCGGGGATTGTTGATCTTTTTGAAGAAGGGGCGGCTTTGGGAAAGGGTGTGCTTGAAGTGACGGGCAGTGATGTTGCGGCTTTCTGCGACGAGCTGATAAACGATTCAGAAACCAATGCCGACATTCTTCAAGAGACCGTTGAACAAGAAGTTATTAAGGCCATGAAAAAATCTTACGGATAA